One Candidatus Desulfarcum epimagneticum DNA window includes the following coding sequences:
- a CDS encoding conserved hypothetical protein (Evidence 4 : Unknown function but conserved in other organisms) yields the protein MDMTRKTPEDRRKFEAEMPNDLWQSDVMHGPKVLADGKNKKTYLIAIIDDHSRLIVHAKFYFSENLVNYMDAFQDALLKRGLPRKLYVDNGAAFRSVRLAYTAASLNIALIRARPYKPQGKGKIERWFKTVRSGFLPDFQGDTINDINSALTRWIGTQYHPKKHGATGQSPFERFTAHMECLRAAPANLKDHFRITARRRVAKDRTITLNGRLYEGPVALIGKNVELCFHPDEPDSVEIKYKSRSFGNASPVNLAVNCRVKRAKNTHADMEPAPGSSYHGGSLL from the coding sequence GTCATGCACGGACCCAAAGTTCTTGCCGACGGCAAAAATAAAAAGACTTATCTGATCGCCATCATAGACGATCATTCCAGGCTGATCGTTCACGCGAAATTTTATTTCTCAGAAAATCTGGTCAACTATATGGACGCGTTTCAGGACGCGCTTTTGAAGCGCGGCCTGCCCCGAAAACTCTATGTGGACAACGGCGCGGCGTTTCGCAGCGTCCGTCTGGCTTATACCGCCGCCTCATTAAATATCGCGCTTATTCGCGCCCGGCCGTATAAACCCCAGGGAAAGGGAAAGATCGAGCGGTGGTTTAAAACCGTGCGGTCGGGTTTTTTGCCTGACTTTCAAGGAGATACGATCAATGATATCAATTCTGCGCTGACCCGCTGGATCGGGACCCAATATCACCCAAAGAAACATGGGGCCACAGGCCAGAGTCCTTTCGAGCGCTTCACCGCCCATATGGAATGTTTAAGAGCCGCTCCCGCAAATCTGAAAGATCATTTTCGAATCACCGCAAGACGCAGGGTGGCCAAAGACCGGACCATCACCTTAAACGGCAGACTGTATGAGGGGCCTGTGGCCCTTATCGGCAAAAATGTGGAGCTTTGCTTTCATCCCGATGAGCCTGATTCGGTGGAGATTAAATATAAAAGCAGGTCTTTTGGAAACGCGTCGCCGGTCAACCTTGCCGTCAACTGCAGGGTTAAAAGAGCCAAAAACACCCATGCCGACATGGAGCCCGCCCCGGGTTCCAGTTATCATGGCGGAAGTCTTTTATAG